One genomic segment of Sminthopsis crassicaudata isolate SCR6 chromosome 4, ASM4859323v1, whole genome shotgun sequence includes these proteins:
- the CNP gene encoding 2',3'-cyclic-nucleotide 3'-phosphodiesterase isoform X1, producing MAPPSSPGLCKAPGTGGPRIEASCVPLIMNRGFSRKSHTFLPKIFFRKMSSSAAKDKPELQFPFLTDEETVNTLRGCKTLFVLRGLPGSGKSTLARAIVDRYRDGSKMVSADTYKITPGSQAAFPEEYKQLDEDLNMCCRRDISILVLDDTHHERDRLEKIFDLADQYQYLVVLVEPKTSWRLDCIVLKEKNQWQLSVEDLKKLKPSVEKDFLPLYFGWFLSKKGSENLRKAGQAFLDELSSHKAFKKEMKHFVSGDEPKEKIALASYFVKRPPGVLHCTTKFCDYGKADGANEYAQQDVVKKSYSKAFTLTVSALFVTPKTMGARVELGEQELPLWPADVDKLTPTDNLPRGSRAHITLGCAAGIEPVQTGIDLLEMLRQEKGGSQGEEVSELSRGKLYSLGNGQWMLRLAKKLEFRAIFTGYYGKGHTVPTHSSRKGGALSPCTII from the exons ATGGCTCCGCCTTCTTCCCCTGGACTATGTAAAGCGCCCGGGACTGGGGGGCCGCGGATAGAGGCGAGCTGCGTCCCCCTCATCATG AACAGAGGCTTCTCTCGGAAAAGTCACACCTTCTTGCCTAAGATTTTCTTCCGCAAGATGTCATCCTCGGCTGCCAAGGACAAGCCTGAGCTACAGTTCCCGTTCCTGACTGACGAGGAGACCGTGAACACACTTCGCGGATGCAAGACACTCTTCGTCCTGCGCGGGCTGCCTGGCAGCGGGAAGTCCACGCTGGCCCGGGCCATTGTGGACCGCTATCGGGACGGCAGCAAGATGGTGTCCGCCGACACCTACAAGATCACGCCGGGCTCCCAGGCTGCCTTCCCCGAGGAGTACAAGCAGCTCGATGAGGACCTCAACATGTGCTGCCGCCGCGACATCAGCATCCTAGTCCTGGATGACACCCACCATGAGCGGGACCGCCTAGAGAAGATCTTCGACCTTGCTGACCAGTACCAGTACCTGGTGGTGCTGGTGGAGCCTAAGACATCATGGCGACTGGACTGCATTGTGCTTAAGGAGAAGAACCAATGGCAGCTCTCTGTTGAGGATCTGAAGAAGCTGAAACCTAGCGTGGAGAAGGACTTTCTGCCTCTCTACTTTGGGTGGTTCCTGAGCAAGAAGGGCTCCGAGAACCTGCGGAAGGCTGGCCAGGCCTTCCTGGATGAGCTGAGCAGCCACAAGGCCTTCAAGAAGGAGATGAAGCACT TTGTGTCTGGGGATGAACCCAAGGAGAAGATAGCCTTGGCTTCCTACTTTGTGAAGAGGCCTCCTGGTGTGCTGCACTGTACCACCAAGTTCTGTGACTATGGGAAGGCGGATGGGGCAAATGAATATGCCCAGCAGGAT GTGGTAAAGAAATCATACTCTAAGGCCTTCACCCTGACTGTTTCTGCGCTGTTTGTGACTCCTAAGACAATGGGCGCCCGGGTGGAGCTGGGGGAGCAGGAGCTGCCGCTGTGGCCAGCAGATGTGGACAAGTTGACACCTACTGATAACCTGCCCCGAGGCAGCCGGGCCCACATTACCCTGGGCTGTGCAGCGGGGATCGAGCCTGTGCAGACTGGCATCGACCTGCTGGAGATGCTTCGGCAAGAGAAGGGGGGCAGTCAAGGAGAGGAGGTGAGCGAGCTGAGTCGGGGCAAGCTCTACTCCTTGGGCAATGGGCAGTGGATGCTGCGTTTAGCCAAAAAGTTAGAATTTAGGGCCATCTTCACAGGATACTACGGGAAAGGCCACACTGTGCCCACACACAGCAGCCGAAAGGGGGGGGCCTTGTCACCTTGCACCATCATCTAG
- the CNP gene encoding 2',3'-cyclic-nucleotide 3'-phosphodiesterase isoform X2 — protein sequence MSSSAAKDKPELQFPFLTDEETVNTLRGCKTLFVLRGLPGSGKSTLARAIVDRYRDGSKMVSADTYKITPGSQAAFPEEYKQLDEDLNMCCRRDISILVLDDTHHERDRLEKIFDLADQYQYLVVLVEPKTSWRLDCIVLKEKNQWQLSVEDLKKLKPSVEKDFLPLYFGWFLSKKGSENLRKAGQAFLDELSSHKAFKKEMKHFVSGDEPKEKIALASYFVKRPPGVLHCTTKFCDYGKADGANEYAQQDVVKKSYSKAFTLTVSALFVTPKTMGARVELGEQELPLWPADVDKLTPTDNLPRGSRAHITLGCAAGIEPVQTGIDLLEMLRQEKGGSQGEEVSELSRGKLYSLGNGQWMLRLAKKLEFRAIFTGYYGKGHTVPTHSSRKGGALSPCTII from the exons ATGTCATCCTCGGCTGCCAAGGACAAGCCTGAGCTACAGTTCCCGTTCCTGACTGACGAGGAGACCGTGAACACACTTCGCGGATGCAAGACACTCTTCGTCCTGCGCGGGCTGCCTGGCAGCGGGAAGTCCACGCTGGCCCGGGCCATTGTGGACCGCTATCGGGACGGCAGCAAGATGGTGTCCGCCGACACCTACAAGATCACGCCGGGCTCCCAGGCTGCCTTCCCCGAGGAGTACAAGCAGCTCGATGAGGACCTCAACATGTGCTGCCGCCGCGACATCAGCATCCTAGTCCTGGATGACACCCACCATGAGCGGGACCGCCTAGAGAAGATCTTCGACCTTGCTGACCAGTACCAGTACCTGGTGGTGCTGGTGGAGCCTAAGACATCATGGCGACTGGACTGCATTGTGCTTAAGGAGAAGAACCAATGGCAGCTCTCTGTTGAGGATCTGAAGAAGCTGAAACCTAGCGTGGAGAAGGACTTTCTGCCTCTCTACTTTGGGTGGTTCCTGAGCAAGAAGGGCTCCGAGAACCTGCGGAAGGCTGGCCAGGCCTTCCTGGATGAGCTGAGCAGCCACAAGGCCTTCAAGAAGGAGATGAAGCACT TTGTGTCTGGGGATGAACCCAAGGAGAAGATAGCCTTGGCTTCCTACTTTGTGAAGAGGCCTCCTGGTGTGCTGCACTGTACCACCAAGTTCTGTGACTATGGGAAGGCGGATGGGGCAAATGAATATGCCCAGCAGGAT GTGGTAAAGAAATCATACTCTAAGGCCTTCACCCTGACTGTTTCTGCGCTGTTTGTGACTCCTAAGACAATGGGCGCCCGGGTGGAGCTGGGGGAGCAGGAGCTGCCGCTGTGGCCAGCAGATGTGGACAAGTTGACACCTACTGATAACCTGCCCCGAGGCAGCCGGGCCCACATTACCCTGGGCTGTGCAGCGGGGATCGAGCCTGTGCAGACTGGCATCGACCTGCTGGAGATGCTTCGGCAAGAGAAGGGGGGCAGTCAAGGAGAGGAGGTGAGCGAGCTGAGTCGGGGCAAGCTCTACTCCTTGGGCAATGGGCAGTGGATGCTGCGTTTAGCCAAAAAGTTAGAATTTAGGGCCATCTTCACAGGATACTACGGGAAAGGCCACACTGTGCCCACACACAGCAGCCGAAAGGGGGGGGCCTTGTCACCTTGCACCATCATCTAG
- the DNAJC7 gene encoding dnaJ homolog subfamily C member 7 isoform X2 encodes MMWKLLRGHSREAESFKEQGNAYYAKKDYNEAYNYYTKAIDMCPKNASYYGNRAATLMMLGRFREALGDAQQSVRLDDSFVRGHLREGKCHLSLGNAMAACRCFQKALEVDHRNTQAQQEFKNATAVLEYEKIAEMDFEKRDYRKVVFCMDRALEFAPACHRFKILKAECLALLGRYPEAQSVASDILRMDSTNADALYVRGLCLYYEDCIEKAVQFFVQALRMAPDHEKACLACRNAKALKAKKEDGNKAFKDGNYKLAYELYTEALGIDPNNIKTNAKLYCNRGTVNAKLRKLDDAIEDCTNAVKLDDTYIKAYLRRAQCYMDTEQYEEAVRDYEKVYQTEKTKEHKQLLKNAQLELKKSKRKDYYKILGVDKNASEDEIKKAYRKRALMHHPDRHSGASAEVQKEEEKKFKEVGEAFTILSDPKKKTRYDSGQDLDEEGMNMGDFDANNIFKAFFGGPGGFSFEASGPGNFFFQFG; translated from the exons GGAAGCAGAATCTTTCAAAGAACAAGGAAATGCGTACTATGCCAAGAAAGACTACAATGAAGCTTATAACTATTACACAAAAGCCATAG ACATGTGCCccaaaaatgctagctattatggTAACCGAGCTGCCACATTGATGATGCTGGGGAGGTTCCGGGAAGCATTGGGAGATGCCCAGCAGTCAGTGAGGCTGGATGATTCTTTTGTCCGG gGTCATCTACGAGAAGGCAAATGTCACCTTTCTCTAGGGAATGCTATGGCTGCCTGTCGCTGCTTCCAAAAAGCTCTAGAAGTGGATCACAGAAATACTCAAGCACAGCAGGAG tTCAAGAATGCCACTGCTGTCCTAGAATATGAGAAAATAGCTGAAATGGATTTTGAGAAACGGGACTATCGGAAG GTTGTGTTTTGCATGGATCGAGCCTTGGAATTTGCACCGGCTTGTCATCGCTTCAAAATCCTAAAAGCAGAGTGTTTAGCATTATTGGGTCGCTATCCAGAAGCACAGTCTGTAGCCAG TGACATTTTACGGATGGATTCCACCAATGCAGATGCATTGTACGTTCGGGGCCTGTGTCTTTATTATGAAGACTGTATCGAGAAAGCAGTTCAATTTTTTGTGCAGGCCCTCAGGATGGCCCCAGACCACGAAAAGGCTTGTCTTGCCTGCAGA AATGCCAAAGCACTCAAAGCAAAAAAAGAGGACGGCAACAAAGCATTTAAAGATGGAAACTATAAACTAGCATATGAACTGTACACAGAGGCCCTGGGGATCGATCCTAACAATATAAAGACAAACGCCAAACTCTACTGTAATCGGGGGACAGTTAACGCCAAG CTTAGGAAACTAGATGATGCAATAGAAGACTGTACAAACGCCGTGAAGTTGGATGACACATACATCAAAGCCTACCTGAGAAGAGCACAATG TTACATGGATACAGAACAATATGAGGAAGCAGTACGGGACTATGAAAAAGTATATCagacagagaaaacaaaag AACACAAGCAGCTCCTGAAAAATGCACAGCTGGAACTAAAGAagagtaaaaggaaagattaCTACAAAATCCTAGGAGTGGACAAGAATGCATCCGAGGATGAAATCAAAAAAGCCTACAGGAAGAGGGCTTTAATGCACCATCCAG ATCGACACAGTGGAGCCAGTGCGGAAGtccaaaaggaggaagagaagaagttCAAAGAAGTTGGGGAAGCCTTCACTATCCTCTCCGATCCCAAGAAAAAGACTCGCTATGACAGTGGGCAAGACCTGGATGAGGAGGGCATGAACATGGGCG ATTTTGATGCCAACAACATCTTCAAGGCATTCTTCGGCGGTCCAGGGGGTTTCAGCTTTGAAG CATCAGGTCCAGggaatttctttttccagtttggCTAA